One region of Thunnus albacares chromosome 8, fThuAlb1.1, whole genome shotgun sequence genomic DNA includes:
- the oprd1b gene encoding opioid receptor, delta 1b: MEFPTLPPDAVGDFTERYSVSATPLNITFSDGLLPSSSNETIRAATRDTTNLIIAVCITALYSLICAVGLVGNVLVMYGVVRYTKMKTATNIYIFNLALADALATSTLPFQSAKYLMRTWPFGELLCKVIIAIDYYNMFTSIFTLTMMSVDRYIAVCHPVRALDFRTPAKAKLINVCIWILSSAVGVPVMIMAVTKMTDNGSTACTLKFPESEWYWDTVMKICVFIFAFVVPVLVITICYGLMILRLKSVRLLSGSKEKDRNLRRITRMVLVVVAVFIICWTPIHIFIIVKTMVDIDHKNPLVAASWHLCIALGYTNSSLNPVLYAFLDENFKRCFRDFCLPYRSRMDQNSFSRVRNSTREPVSVCAPATRERPPA; the protein is encoded by the exons ATGGAGTTCCCCACTCTTCCTCCCGACGCTGTTGGTGATTTTACGGAGCGCTACTCGGTCTCTGCAACTCCTTTAAATATTACATTCTCCGATGGTCTCCTGCCTTCAAGTAGCAACGAGACCATCAGGGCTGCAACAAGGGACACCACAAATCTCATCATCGCCGTTTGTATCACGGCTCTGTACTCTCTCATCTGCGCGGTGGGACTGGTAGGAAACGTCCTTGTGATGTACGGGGTGGTCAG ATACACCAAGATGAAGACCGCCACCAACATCTACATCTTCAACTTGGCCCTGGCGGACGCTCTCGCCACCAGCACCCTCCCCTTCCAGAGCGCCAAGTACCTGATGCGGACATGGCCCTTCGGGGAGCTGTTGTGTAAAGTGATCATTGCCATCGACTATTACAACATGTTCACCAGCATCTTCACGCTCACCATGATGAGTGTGGACCGCTACATCGCTGTTTGTCATCCCGTGAGGGCCCTGGACTTCCGCACGCCTGCCAAAGCCAAGCTCATCAACGTCTGCATCTGGATCCTCTCCTCTGCCGTCGGAGTCCCTGTGATGATCATGGCAGTTACCAAAATGACAGATAATG GCAGCACAGCCTGCACACTCAAATTCCCAGAATCTGAATGGTACTGGGACACGGTGATGAAAATCTGCGTGTTCATCTTCGCCTTCGTGGTGCCCGTCCTGGTCATCACCATCTGCTACGGTCTGATGATCCTGCGGCTGAAGAGTGTCCGCCTGCTCTCTGGCTCCAAAGAGAAGGACAGGAACCTGCGGCGGATCACCCGAATGGTCCTGGTGGTGGTGGCAGTCTTCATCATCTGCTGGACTCCAATCCATATCTTCATCATCGTCAAGACCATGGTGGATATTGACCACAAGAACCCCCTGGTGGCGGCCAGCTGGCATCTGTGCATCGCCCTGGGCTACACCAACAGCAGTCTCAACCCCGTGCTGTACGCCTTCTTGGACGAGAACTTCAAGAGGTGCTTCAGGGATTTCTGCCTGCCCTACCGCTCCCGCATGGATCAGAACAGCTTTTCCAGAGTGCGCAATAGTACGAGGGAGcctgtgtctgtttgtgctcCTGCAACGAGAGAGAGGCCGCCCGCCTGA